Proteins from one Rhizoctonia solani chromosome 5, complete sequence genomic window:
- a CDS encoding calcium transporting ATPase, which yields MATNRARINTNLEYGMNRRTGSPPAQAYFETSDEGAPHPVSPEAGSHFAYSTTLRRHGVGESPTTGRTMSLGAASGFVEQVWNSTWNKDKDKDDAYGEEDAIGLALKGRDDTLSAKYASISPEDTLRDFRSDPTNGLATSAIPALRATFGYNEFSVSAPEPAWLKFAKTIYESHLILLLFGSAAVSALLGNLDDAISIAVAIFIVVTVGYVQERRSEESLAALNKLVPHHCHILRDGQQVHLLANELVPGDLVTFHVGKSHILTNNDCDRIPADIRLLTALDLEIDESSLTGETHPARKKVDTCPPRAPLGERSSIAFMGTLVRNGRGTGIVISTGAETEFGSVFSLMQSVEEKRTPLQASMDELAHKLSMLSFGVIGVICLIGVLQHRGWLEMFTIGVSLAVAAIPEGLPIVTTVTLALGVLRMARRKAIVKKLPSVEALGSVSVICSDKTGTLTQNEQTVSQVFVVDHIVNVETGFGTRINTNMVTPAVRKTLEIGGLCNNAFRNAEGINVGQSTDVAMLNVLAEFGVRDERRNFTRSSERPFNSESKYMAITGSHNPSSAVAHSRNPSPIPSREMYYIKGALDVLLPLCKTYHIADDATPPLEQGVRQTIMARAEHCAKSGLRVVGVGYAYLPPGYSSTEPPSGLVFAGFEAMMDPPRKGVSEAVAQLHAGGVKVVMITGDATHTAQSIAQSIGLRTTGVGASAGLGMGLDMSARIGMGGIGLSPRGASAASGSCLTGAEIDAMDDRSLMERVSNVTVFARTTPRHKMRIVKAYQQRGEVVAMTGDGVNDAPALKMADIGVSMGKSGTDVAKEAADVILVDDNFSTILSAVEEGKHIFYNIQNFLSFQLSTAVAALTLITLSTMFRLSNPLNAMQILFINILMDGPPSQSLGVDPVDRAVMKRPPRRKDEPIITQRIVGRVLFSASIIVLGIMFVYAHELSDGSMSRRDQTMTFTCFVFLDLASALQNRGINCGLFQNQMLLTTVSVSFLVQLGFIYIPLFQSVFQTEALPAHDMSVLLCLGAVSMGLHELRRRWERKTNKEMDASYSGGIGDVV from the exons ATGGCGACGAACCGAGCACGAATAAACACAAACCTTGAATATGGGATGAATCGACGAACAGGATCGCCTCCTGCCCAAGCGTATTTCGAGACGTCGGACGAAGGCGCACCTCACCCTGTGTCTCCCGAAGCAGGCTCCCACTTTGCGTACTCGACCACTCTCAGGCGACATGGTGTCGGAGAGAGCCCTACTACAGGCAGGACAATGAGCTTGGGGGCAGCAAGTGGGTTTGTCGAGCAAGTGTGGAACAGTACCTGgaacaaggacaaggacaaggacgacGCTTACGGAGAAGAAGATGCCATTGGGCTCGCACTCAAAGGCAGAGACGATACGCTGTCCGCCAAATATGCCAGTATATCACCAGAG GACACTTTACGCGACTTTCGCTCAGATCCCACGAACGGTCTGGCAACTTCGGCCATCCCCGCTCTGCGCGCTACCTTTGGATACAACGAGTTTTCGGTCTCG GCACCTGAACCCGCCTGGCTCAAGTTTGCGAAAACTATCTACGAGTCCCATCTGATTTTGCTGTTATTTGGATCGGCTGCTGTTTCTGCCCTGCTCGGCAACTTGGACGATGCAATTAGTATCGCCGTCGCTATTTTCATCGTCGTGACCG TTGGATATGTCCAAGAACGAAGGTCAGAGGAATCGCTCGCTGCTCTCAATAAACTCGTCCCTCATCACTGCCATATACTTCG GGATGGACAGCAGGTACACTTGCTCGCCAACGAATTGGTTCCAGGAGATTTGGTTACTTTCCATGTTGGCAAGTCACATATCCTTACCAATAACGACT GCGATCGAATTCCCGCCGATATTCGACTCCTAACAGCACTCGACCTTGAAATCGATGAGTCTTCTCTGACAGGAGAGACTCATCCCGCTCGTAAAAAGGTGGACACTTGCCCACCACGCGCTCCACTTGGCGAACGATCGAGCATCGCATTCATGGGAACACTCGTCCGTAATG GCCGGGGTACGGGCATTGTTATTTCCACCGGCGCTGAAACCGAATTCGGATCGGTATTCAGTCTAATGCAGTCGGTGGAGGAAAAGCGAACCCCACTCCAAGCGTCCATGGATGAGCTGGCCCATAAACTCAGCATGCTCAGTTTCGGCGTCATCGGCGTAATTTGCTTGATTGGTGTCTTGCAGCACCGTGGTTGGCTCGAAATGTTTACGATTGGAG TGAGCTTGGCCGTGGCGGCTATTCCCGAAGGTCTTCCCATCGTCACGACTGTTACTCTCGCATTGGGTGTCCTTCGGATGGCTCGTCGCAAGGCTATAGTCAAAAAACTGCCCAGCGTCGAGGCTCTTGGCAGCGTTAGTGTCATTTGCAGTGACAAGACAG GAACTTTGactcagaatgagcaaacCGTCAGTCAAGTATTTGTCGTGGATCATATAGTCAATGTCGAAACGGGTTTCGGCACGCGCATAAATACGAACATGGTTACTCCTGCAGTTCGAAAGACTCTCGAGATTGGCGGATTATGTAATAATGCATTTAGGAATGCCGAAGGGATCAATGTTGGCCAAAGTACAGACGTCGCAATGCTCAACGTTCTGGCCGAGTTTGGTGTTCGTGATGAACGACGG AACTTTACCCGGTCCTCAGAACGTCCCTTCAACTCTGAATCTAAATACATGGCTATCACTGGGTCCCACAACCCATCTTCTGCCGTCGCTCATTCTCGCAATCCTTCGCCCATCCCCAGTCGAGAGATGTACTATATCAAAGGAGCACTCGATGTTCTTCTGCCCCTCTGCAAGACGTATCATATTGCCGACGACGCCACTCCCCCACTGGAGCAAGGGGTTCGGCAAACTATCATGGCTCGGGCCGAGCATTGCGCTAAAAGCGGTCTCCGTGTAGTGGGCGTAGGATATGCATATCTTCCACCTGGTTATTCGAGCACCGAACCCCCGAGTGGCCTTGTATTCGCCGGGTTCGAGGCCATGATGGATCCCCCTCGCAAGGGTGTCAGCGAGGCCGTCGCCCAGCTCCATGCTGGCGGGGTCAAAGTCGTCATGATTACTGGTGATGCCACCCATACCGCACAATCAATCGCCCAGTCCATCGGACTCCGTACCACCGGAGTCGGAGCTTCGGCGGGGCTCGGAATGGGATTGGACATGAGCGCGCGGATCGGTATGGGAGGGATCGGACTCTCGCCTCGGGGCGCTAGTGCCGCTTCGGGCAGTTGTTTGACGGGTGCGGAGATTGACGCTATGGACGACCGGTCGCTGATGGAGCGAGTATCAAATGTCACTGTCTTTGCGCGCACGACGCCGAGGCACAAGATGCGGATCGTCAAAGCCTATCAGCAACGTGGGGAGGTCGTTGCAATGACAGGTGATGGAG TGAATGACGCACCTGCCCTCAAAATGGCTGATATTGGGGTATCGATGGGTAAAAGCGGTACGGACGTAGCCAAGGAGGCGGCCGACGTCATCCTCGTCGACGATAACTTTTCGACCATTCTATCTGCTGTAGAAGAGG GTAAACACATTTTCTACAACATTCAAAACTTTTTATCTTTCCAACTCAGCACGGCCGTTGCTGCCCTCACCCTGATCACCCTGAGCACAATGTTCAGGCTGAGCAATCCACTCAACGCGATGCAGATATTGTTTATCAATATTCTTATGGATG GTCCTCCTTCTCAATCTCTGGGAGTTGACCCTGTCGACCGGGCCGTGATGAAACGGCCGCCAAGGCGAAAGGACGAGCCGATTATTACTCAACGAATCGTTGGACGGGTCCTCTTCTCTGCATCTATCATCGTTTTAGGTATCATGTTTGTATATGCGCATGAGCTCAGTGATGGGAGCATGTCCCGGCGCGATCAAACCATG ACCTTTACTTGTTTTGTGTTCCTCGATCTCGCCTCGGCCCTACAAAATCGCGGTATCAACTGCGGCCTCTTCCAAAACCAAATGCTCCTTACCACCGTTTCTGTCTCATTCCTGGTTCAACTTGGCTTCATATATATTCCGCTCTTCCAATCCGTTTTCCAGACTGAAGCACTACCGGCACACGATATGAGCGTATTGTTATGCCTTGGCGCAGTATCTATGGGTTTACATGAGCTTCGAAGAAGATGGGAAAGAAAGACGAATAAGGAGATGGATGCGTCGTATTCCGGTGGAATTGGAGATGTAGTCTAG
- a CDS encoding Fungal specific transcription factor domain encodes MSAPPDIHPPTKKRKRMHYACVECNRRKHKCDRKIPCGPCTQRGIADACRPFEDGDEHGDLRARLSRVEHILDGLLAREKVGEQLQVTPPGPESSDGRSRTVPSPTTSASERRDPEEREEHLDGGLTGAAGNYFGGNALPSVTSTSIEAELRGNTNAQHPHSTTHSTRTTQANLALRQLIAEGGAPPDILLTLLSELPPKDDIKTLLDIFFRDINPVRFPLPERDIRRAFDELNAFTWGSAREDGDDGASHLIFLPLLFMIIATTTFCLPLAMSNRIDVKLQAKRYYHSYRRAASIASLLPATTTLAYAHLLATRFLIIIRTPGDAWSLLGATLRTAQALGLHRDGARLGLPAPEAERRRRLWSHLFYSDSSLCLMLGRPMAVRVGDCDASPPGKARLDEDGEDEVPEDQRIWDERPTRWSFSALRHSLAQITARVVEHFQDLAGGRHYDNVLALDREIVTFYESLPAPYRLDAGEKARTVMSERLRGRRQSGRDQQRASSRSTDRGTIAGSPNQDESMDSGPEPEGRPTKPPPYEEPEPGAYPMLPTHRFMINTEIQYVRIALHRPYVLRAGEKYEPSRNACFEAARIDRRAREVFRREVTWPDHRARRDHMGGLYRLFNSTMILGIALLLNPAGPNAAELRGYLDDFIQLHASQAVDVTSSREVKIIQLFRAKADDALRLRSPTKLTGGSTPTPQMTREPPNQIQHTRHPGARAFSLDSHSVPFPTSNRKTPPQAHGRITSPPPGSRRSRSRTTLSSVLIPNSAPIENRPLPPGASPTASFPQPFSPTTTFAVSNHRRSSSVSLSPTTPREAQTMLSPAPRAVSPFLMLGLNGPENGTPPNNSNPALPDSASNPNTTPFGQQDVLSFPDDTQALFDQASWQYALANPGSMSIGWDWAPVSGAAATPNGLGLGLGLGIPELGAIDTFVFGSQTGFGDTNLLGGTGSEASSSPPQLMVTQADTPEALLAPGSEARVRSGAGKGKAPEGWGYWEGLVDAIANHQGIGSGSGSGATNRDSAS; translated from the exons ATGAGCGCGCCTCCCGATATTCATCCCCCCACAAAGAAGCGCAAACGCATGCACTATGCTTGTGTCGAG TGTAACCGACGGAAACACAAGTGCGACCGCAAGATCCCTTGTGGTCCGTGCACCCAGCGCGGGATTGCCGATGCTTGCCGACCATTCGAAGACGGAGACGAACATGGAGACCTTCGTGCCCGACTGAGTCGAGTTGAACACATTCTCGATGGTCTTCTCGCTCGAGAGAAAGTGGGCGAACAATTGCAAGTGACCCCGCCTGGGCCCGAGTCAAGTGATGGACGCAGCCGCACGGTTCCAAGTCCAACAACCAGCGCCAGTGAGCGACGGGACCCCGAAGAGCGCGAAGAACACCTCGACGGAGGCTTGACAGGTGCTGCAGGCAACTACTTTGGTGGGAACGCTCTCCCATCCGTTACCTCCACCTCCATCGAGGCGGAACTCAGAGGAAACACCAACGCACAACACCCTCATTCTACCACTCATTCTACTCGTACAACTCAGGCCAACCTTGCCTTGCGACAGCTTATTGCCGAAGGAGGCGCTCCCCCCGATATCTTGCTCACCCTACTATCCGAACTCCCACCCAAAGACGACATTAAAACCCTCCTGGATATTTTCTTCCGTGATATCAACCCTGTTAGGTTTCCTTTGCCAGAACGAGACATTAGACGAGCCTTTGACGAACTGAACGCTTTCACTTGGGGCTCTGCTCGAGAAGACGGCGACGATGGCGCAAGCCACCTTATTTTTCTCCCACTCCTGTTCATGATCATCGCGACTACCACGTTTTGTCTCCCACTCGCAATGTCAAACCGAATCGATGTCAAACTCCAAGCCAAGCGGTATTACCATTCCT ACCGGCGTGCTGCCTCGATCGCCTCGCTCCTTCCGGCAACAACGACGCTTGCATATGCACACTTGCTCGCCACACGCTTCCTTATCATCATACGAACTCCGGGTGATGCCTGGTCCCTCCTTGGCGCGACCCTTCGCACAGCCCAAGCTCTCGGCTTACACCGTGATGGCGCTCGTCTTGGCCTGCCCGCTCCCGAGGCCGAACGGCGACGCCGCCTTTGGTCTCATCTATTCTATTCCGACTCTAGTCTCTGTTTAATGCTTGGTCGCCCAATGGCAGTTCGCGTTGGCGACTGTGACGCTTCACCTCCTGGAAAGGCAAGGCTCGACGAAGACGGTGAAGACGAGGTGCCCGAAGATCAACGTATTTGGGACGAACGGCCTACGCGATGGTCATTCTCTGCACTTCGTCATTCCTTGGCCCAAATCACAGCTCGGGTAGTTGAACACTTCCAGGACCTTGCTGGTGGTCGCCATTATGATAATGTCCTGGCTCTGGATCGCGAAATCGTTACATTCTATGAGTCTCTCCCAGCACCCTATCGTCTCGATGCGGGTGAGAAAGCTCGCACGGTCATGAGCGAGCGGCTTCGCGGACGTAGACAAAGTGGTCGAGATCAGCAACGGGCGAGTAGTCGATCAACGGACCGAGGTACAATCGCTGGAAGCCCGAACCAGGACGAATCGATGGATAGCGGTCCTGAGCCCGAGGGGAGACCCACGAAACCTCCACCGTATGAGGAGCCCGAGCCCGGAGCGTACCCAATGCTCCCCACCCATCGATTCATGATCAACACCGAGATACAGTACGTGCGCATTGCGTTGCATAGGCCATACGTGTTACGCGCGGGTGAAAA ATATGAACCGTCTCGTAATGCTTGCTTCGAGGCCGCGAGAATTGATCGACGTGCGAGGGAGGTTTTCAGAAGAGAGGTAACATGGCCAGACCATCGGGCCAGAAGGGATCATATGGGTGGACTGTACCGGTTGTTCAA CTCGACCATGATATTAGGAATTGCACTGCTGCTCAATCCTGCGGGTCCGAACGCTGCTGAGCTCCGGGGATATCTTGATGAT TTTATTCAACTCCACGCATCTCAAGCTGTGGACGTCACATCCTCGCGAGAGGTTAAAATTATCCAGCTATTCCGCGCAAAAGCCGACGATGCTCTCCGACTCCGTTCCCCGACGAAACTAACGGGTGGTTCGACTCCCACACCACAAATGACAAGAGAACCGCCCAATCAAATTCAGCATACTCGTCATCCGGGTGCACGGGCCTTCTCTCTCGACTCGCACAGCGTACCTTTCCCGACCTCGAATCGTAAAACCCCACCTCAAGCCCATGGGCGAATAACATCTCCCCCGCCCGGGTCGCGCCGATCGCGCTCCCGGACTACACTTTCTTCGGTGCTTATACCTAATTCCGCGCCGATTGAAAACCGCCCGCTCCCCCCTGGGGCCTCGCCGACTGCCAGTTTCCCGCAGCCGTTTAGCCCCACGACGACGTTTGCTGTTTCGAATCATCGTCGCTCATCCAGTGTCTCACTCAGCCCAACGACTCCTCGTGAAGCCCAAACAATGCTTTCCCCAGCACCCCGCGCAGTGTCACCATTCTTGATGCTGGGGTTAAACGGGCCTGAGAACGGCACGCCGCCCAATAACTCGAACCCAGCACTCCCCGACAGCGCGTCTAATCCGAACACAACTCCATTTGGACAACAAGACGTCCTTTCTTTCCCCGACGATACCCAAGCGTTGTTCGATCAAGCGAGCTGGCAATATGCACTCGCGAACCCGGGGTCTATGAGCATCGGCTGGGACTGGGCGCCTGTAAGTGGTGCTGCTGCAACCCCCAACGGCCTCGGACTTGGGCTAGGATTAGGAATTCCCGAACTGGGGGCGATCGATACGTTTGTATTCGGAAGTCAAACTGGTTTCGGGGATACGAATTTACTGGGGGGTACAGGGAGCGAAGCGAGCTCGAGCCCACCGCAGCTCATGGTTACGCAGGCAGATACGCCCGAGGCTCTGCTTGCCCCTGGGTCGGAAGCCCGCGTTCGAAGTGGGGCAGGGAAAGGCAAGGCGCCCGAGGGGTGGGGGTATTGGGAAGGCTTGGTGGATGCTATCGCCAATCACCAAGGGATCGGAAGtggttcgggttcgggtgCTACCAACAGGGATTCAGCTTCATAG
- a CDS encoding NADH:flavin oxidoreductase/NADH oxidase: MVLARYGESVSQQDAELLGESIIMPFSGKVAKSRFFKAALTERMSSWDQHDPSKRGVPPERLVKLYEEWGKGDWGIIVTGNVMVHPEHLEAAGNAILYAPHETPEKIEQFRKIAAAGKAHGSLMVMQLSHPGRQAPLFVDAHPVGASDIQLGYSMGKEFGKPRALTVPEIKEIVDQFAYAADIAYRTGFDGVQMHGAHGYLIAQFLSTVTNNRIDEYGGSSQKRARFLKEIVLAIREKVPDPTFMVGVKINSAEFQSAGIKPADALELCLELEAMNLDFVELSGGNYEKWIAFDQDYTPRDSTKRREALFTEFSEAIVPHLTKIVAYVTGGFRSAAGMADAIRAGSCAGIGLGRPATSDPYLPKAIISGEVSGATLSRLPPGDFWAQGEACGSQEESIARGLPVFDLSDPDVAANYLKKTTEFHQQVELDFKKGVVGAGFVVFNE; the protein is encoded by the exons ATGGTCCTTGCTCGCTACGGTGAATCTGTGTCACAGCAGGATGCAGAGCTACTCGGAGAGTCTATCATTATGCCATTCTCTGGCAAGGTCGCCAAGTCACGCTTTTTTAAGGCAG CTCTCACTGAGCGCATGTCTTCTTGGGATCAGCATGATCCCTCCAAGCGAGGTGTTCCTCCTGAGCGCCTCGTCAAACTGTACGAGGAATGGGGAAAAGGCGACTGGGGTATAATCGTAACAGGTAACGTCATGGTCCATCCGGAGCACCTCGAAGCTGCTGGAAACGCCATCCTGTATGCACCTCACGAGACTCCGGAAAAAATCGAACAGTTTAGGAAGATTGCTGCTGCGGGAAAGGCGCACGGAAGCCTGATGGTCATGCAGCTATCGCATCCCGGGCGGCAGGCACCACTGTTTGTAGACGCTCACCCGGTCGGTGCGAGTGATATCCAACTAGGTTATAG CATGGGCAAAGAGTTTGGTAAACCAAGGGCGCTGACTGTACCCGAGATCAAGGAGATTGTGGATCAGTTCGCCTATGCGGCCGATATCGCCTATCGTACGGG ATTCGATGGAGTTCAAATGCATGGAGCGCACGGGTACCTTATTGCCCAATTTCTCTCGACCGTGACCAACAATCGGATTGATGAGTATGGAGGGTCAAGTCAGAAG CGTGCTCGGTTCCTGAAAGAGATTGTGCTTGCTATCCGCGAGAAGGTGCCAGATCCAACGTTCATGGTTGGTGTGAAGATCAACAGCGCCGAGTTTCAGAGCGCCGGTATCAAG CCCGCCGATGCGTTAGAATTATGCCTGGAGCTAGAGGCCATGAACCTCGACTTTGTCGAGCTGAGTGGAGGTAACTATGAGAAATGGATTGCCTTTGACCAAGACTACACACCAAGGGATAGTACAAAGCGCCGTGAAGCGCTTTTCACTGAG TTCTCCGAGGCCATTGTACCTCATCTTACCAAGATTGTCGCATATGTAACTGGAGGCTTCCGGTCTGCTGCTGGAATGGCGGACGCGATCCGTGCTGGTAGCTGTGCAGGAATTGGGCTAGGACGTCCAGCAACATCCGACCCGTATCTGCCCAAAGCGATCATCTCTGGAGAAGTCTCCGGTGCTACTCTAAGTCGGCTACCTCCCGGAGATTTTTGGGCACAAGGCGAGGCCTGTGGGAGTCAAGAGGAGTCCATCGCTAGAGGTTTGCCGGTGTTTGATCTCTCCGACCCAGACGTTGCTGCCAATTATCTCAAGAAGACCACTGAGTTTCATCAGCAAGTGGAGTTGGACTTTAAAAAAGGGGTTGTTGGAGCAGGATTTGTTGTGTTTAACGAATAA
- a CDS encoding Fungal Zn(2)-Cys(6) binuclear cluster domain, whose protein sequence is MPICERCSQGGYECFGYDHNNPSGSSWRKPLYSDPDGAKPFDSISDVSLSNSGREVENGLVEAQSSVLTKLSTNKDSFEHSDNYSPINLQPMGSTRTPISLAHLGGDASIYDTFPPTRPKTHTSGLDFDSPLSILDTGVLHHIFYTNQLSVPLAHIPRSLPSPSDIQEAIKYVRLHIERMLGITYFKPPQAHIDTFLRKILSRIWTCNFARKARLLDAKVTLSIFQGSDNLYYHNLANSINQFEQEVQARLNESLTSYEIQERLTDLLEMLFLKGAIHDAPTTYRIFCHMAPSFFKMVYSDRTLQAAQNSSFWSP, encoded by the exons ATGCCCATCTGCGAACGATGTTCCCAAGGGGGATACGAATGCTTTGGATACGACCACAATAATCCCAGCGGAAGTTCTTGGAGGAAGCCCTTGTATTCTGACCCTGATGGAGCCAAACCTTTTGATTCAATTTCTGACGTGTCGCTTTCAAATTCTGGGAGGGAGGTCGAGAATGGTTTGGTGGAAGCCCAATCTTCGGTT TTAACCAAATTATCGACGAATAAGGACAGCTTTGAGCACTCGGATAATTACAGTCCTATCAATCTTCAGCCCATGGGCTCTACCCGCACGCCTATCTCCCTTGCACATCTAGGAGGTGACGCATCGATCTACGATACATTTCCCCCAACAAGACCCAAAACTCATACATCTGGATTGGATTTCGACTCACCTCTCAGCATATTGGATACTGGCGTTCTTCATCATATCTTTTATACAAACCAATTGTCTGTCCCCCTGGCTCATATACCACGGAGTTTACCCTCTCCATCGGATATCCAAGAGGCCATAAAATATGTTAGATTACACA TCGAGCGAATGCTTGGAATCACTTATTTCAAGCCTCCCCAAGCGCATATTGATACATTCCTGAGGAAGATATTGTCCCGCATTTGGACATGTAACTTCGCTCGCAAAGCCAGGTTATTGGATGCCAAAGTTACCCTTTCTATTTTCCAAGGGAGCGACAATTTATACTACCATAACTTGGCTAATTCGATTAACCAATTCGAGCAGGAAGTCCAAGCAAGGCTTAACGAATCCCTAACTTCTTATGAGATACAGGAACGACTTACAGACCTTTTAGAG ATGCTCTTTTTGAAGGGGGCCATCCATGACGCGCCGACCACATACCGGATATTTTGTCATATGGCCCCCAGCTTCTTCAAGATGGTCTATTCCGACCGAACGCTACAAGCCGCCCAGAATAGCTCTTTTTGGTCTCCGTAG